One window from the genome of Amycolatopsis sp. NBC_01480 encodes:
- a CDS encoding RNA polymerase sigma-70 factor, producing the protein MTEPAQSPDAATEAFLAHRNLLFTVAYEMLGSAADAEDVLQETWLRWASVDLAEVEHQRAYLVRITTRQALGRLRTLGRRKESYVGPWLPEPLLTTADVAEDVELADSVSMAMLLVLETLTPTERAVFVLREVFDLGYEEIADAVGKNPAAVRQIAHRARSHVAARRPRGPVSRDETRDALTAFQRAVETGDLQGLLDILAPDVVLLGDGGGIVQAVLKPLVGADRVARVLTRVQSEASLELAQVNGHPALVLRRGGELDTVLAARIDDGLITGLYAVRNPEKLSRMAQETALRR; encoded by the coding sequence ATGACCGAGCCCGCCCAGAGCCCGGACGCCGCCACCGAGGCCTTCCTCGCCCACCGCAACCTGCTGTTCACGGTGGCCTACGAGATGCTCGGCTCGGCCGCGGACGCGGAGGACGTGCTGCAGGAAACCTGGCTGCGCTGGGCGTCGGTGGACCTCGCCGAGGTCGAGCACCAGCGGGCGTACCTGGTCCGGATCACCACCCGCCAGGCACTCGGCCGGCTGCGGACCCTCGGCCGTCGCAAGGAGTCCTACGTCGGCCCGTGGCTGCCGGAACCGCTGCTGACCACGGCCGATGTGGCCGAGGACGTCGAACTGGCGGACAGCGTCTCGATGGCGATGCTGCTGGTGCTCGAGACGCTCACCCCGACCGAGCGCGCGGTGTTCGTGCTGCGCGAGGTGTTCGACCTGGGTTACGAGGAGATCGCGGACGCCGTGGGCAAGAACCCGGCCGCGGTCCGGCAGATCGCGCACCGGGCCCGGTCGCACGTCGCCGCGCGCCGGCCGCGCGGCCCGGTCTCCCGGGACGAAACCCGCGACGCGCTCACGGCGTTCCAGCGCGCGGTCGAAACCGGTGACCTCCAAGGCCTGCTGGACATCCTGGCCCCGGACGTCGTCCTGCTCGGCGACGGCGGCGGGATCGTGCAGGCGGTGCTGAAGCCGCTGGTGGGCGCCGACCGGGTGGCGCGGGTGCTGACCCGCGTCCAGTCCGAGGCCTCGCTGGAATTGGCCCAGGTCAACGGGCACCCGGCGTTGGTCCTGCGGCGCGGCGGCGAGCTCGACACCGTGCTGGCCGCGCGCATCGACGACGGGCTGATCACCGGGCTGTACGCGGTGCGCAACCCCGAGAAGCTGTCACGGATGGCGCAGGAGACCGCGCTGCGCCGCTGA
- a CDS encoding carboxymuconolactone decarboxylase family protein — protein sequence MEARFPLSTNEFGMKFGKRFAGVALLLDQSALPKGTQELVKIRASQINGCGFCTDMHTKDATAAGETATRLHLVAVWREATVFTEAERAALALTEEGTRIADAHHGVSDETWAQARKHYDDDQLAALVSLVALINAANRMNVIARTPAGSYEAGMFADFVK from the coding sequence ATGGAAGCCCGATTCCCCCTGTCCACCAACGAGTTCGGCATGAAGTTCGGCAAGCGGTTCGCCGGCGTCGCGCTGCTGCTCGACCAGTCGGCGCTGCCGAAGGGCACCCAGGAGCTGGTCAAGATCCGGGCGAGCCAGATCAACGGCTGCGGCTTCTGCACCGACATGCACACCAAGGACGCCACGGCCGCGGGCGAAACCGCGACGCGCCTGCACCTGGTCGCCGTCTGGCGTGAGGCCACCGTGTTCACCGAGGCCGAGCGCGCCGCGCTGGCGCTGACCGAGGAGGGGACCCGGATCGCCGACGCCCACCACGGCGTTTCGGACGAGACCTGGGCCCAGGCCCGCAAGCACTACGACGACGACCAGCTCGCCGCGCTGGTCTCCCTGGTCGCGTTGATCAACGCGGCCAACCGGATGAACGTCATCGCGCGCACCCCGGCCGGTTCCTACGAGGCGGGGATGTTCGCGGACTTCGTGAAGTGA
- a CDS encoding S8 family serine peptidase → MSGDFAAHYNHPGVAMVASSGDEGFTVPNAPAVYGNVVAVGGTSLTRSGNPRGWAESAWQKATSGCSAWVAKPAWQADPNCPGRTVADVSAVADPKTGPAVYETTIEAGWAVIGGTSASSPFIAGVIALAGHHGQYPDASRLYTNAAQLNDTVGGSNVQGEDCGGDYLCTAVPGYDAPTGNGTPNGLAAF, encoded by the coding sequence GTGAGCGGTGATTTCGCCGCCCACTACAACCATCCCGGCGTGGCCATGGTCGCCTCGAGCGGCGACGAGGGGTTCACCGTGCCGAACGCGCCCGCGGTCTACGGGAACGTCGTCGCGGTCGGCGGCACCTCGCTGACCAGGTCCGGAAACCCGCGCGGCTGGGCCGAATCGGCCTGGCAGAAGGCGACCAGCGGCTGCTCGGCCTGGGTGGCCAAACCGGCCTGGCAGGCCGACCCGAACTGCCCCGGCCGCACCGTCGCCGACGTGTCCGCGGTGGCCGACCCGAAAACCGGCCCGGCCGTCTACGAGACGACGATCGAGGCCGGCTGGGCGGTGATCGGCGGGACGAGCGCGTCCTCGCCGTTCATCGCCGGGGTGATCGCGCTGGCCGGGCACCACGGCCAGTACCCGGACGCCTCGCGCCTGTACACGAATGCCGCGCAGCTCAACGACACCGTCGGCGGCAGCAACGTCCAGGGCGAGGACTGCGGCGGCGATTACCTCTGCACCGCCGTCCCCGGTTACGACGCGCCCACCGGCAACGGCACCCCGAACGGATTGGCCGCCTTTTGA
- a CDS encoding FAD-dependent monooxygenase yields MVVAGEEQQRLGRDAPVTAEELQRGLTAAHGPGIEVGEVLWASRFGDAARQLERYRHGRVLFAGDAAHIHLPIGGQGLNLGLQDAANLGWKLARTVHGHGGLLDSYHDERHPVAARVLLSTRAQGVLGVPDPDAMAVREIITGLLATPDARRATALELSGIGIGYPATFGRATDVPASPDGRAVLVGAPLPEGWADRVETRDGPQPRLVRPDGYVAWAGGPGLDAALRQWFGPPVESLVDSSAGRMTMRPDNGQKPGYPLTR; encoded by the coding sequence GTGGTCGTCGCCGGTGAAGAGCAGCAGCGGCTCGGCCGGGACGCGCCCGTCACGGCCGAGGAACTACAGCGGGGGCTGACCGCCGCGCACGGGCCGGGGATCGAGGTGGGCGAGGTGCTCTGGGCTTCGCGATTCGGCGACGCGGCACGGCAACTGGAGCGGTACCGCCACGGCCGCGTCCTGTTCGCGGGCGACGCCGCGCACATCCACCTCCCGATCGGCGGCCAGGGCCTCAACCTGGGGCTTCAGGACGCGGCGAACCTCGGCTGGAAGCTGGCCCGGACGGTCCACGGGCACGGCGGACTGCTCGACAGTTACCACGACGAACGGCACCCGGTCGCCGCGCGAGTGCTGCTCAGCACCCGCGCGCAGGGGGTGCTCGGCGTGCCCGACCCGGACGCCATGGCCGTCCGCGAAATCATCACCGGGCTGCTCGCCACTCCCGATGCCCGCCGTGCCACCGCGTTGGAGCTGTCCGGCATCGGGATCGGCTACCCGGCCACTTTCGGCCGCGCCACTGACGTTCCGGCCTCGCCCGACGGCCGTGCCGTGCTGGTCGGCGCACCGCTGCCCGAGGGCTGGGCCGACCGCGTCGAGACCCGCGACGGCCCGCAGCCACGGCTCGTCCGCCCGGACGGCTACGTCGCCTGGGCCGGTGGACCCGGTCTGGACGCGGCGCTGCGGCAGTGGTTCGGGCCGCCAGTCGAGTCCTTAGTGGACAGTTCCGCGGGCCGGATGACAATGAGACCGGACAATGGACAGAAACCGGGTTATCCATTGACGCGGTAA
- a CDS encoding FAD-dependent oxidoreductase produces the protein MPDVLVAGGGPTGLLTAFELERAGLDVLVLERDARPATQSKALGLQPRSVEVLADRGLLAAIEPHVEARLPGGHFSGIPIDYSDLPTPFPYQLGVEQAYVAAAIEARLRTPVQRDAAVTVVEQDAEGVTVTAGGRDYRAGWLVAADGGHSTVRTLLGGAFPGTPARFSLVVADLVLAGNPAGWAKTGTCHPADRGSCYRFRAGGTGWSSPVKSSSGSAGTRPSRPRNYSGG, from the coding sequence ATGCCTGACGTGCTGGTCGCGGGCGGCGGCCCGACCGGGCTGCTGACGGCGTTCGAGCTTGAGCGCGCCGGGCTCGATGTGCTGGTGCTGGAACGCGACGCCCGGCCCGCCACGCAGTCGAAGGCGCTCGGCCTGCAGCCGCGGTCAGTCGAGGTGCTGGCCGACCGCGGCCTGCTCGCCGCGATCGAGCCGCACGTCGAGGCGCGGCTGCCCGGCGGGCACTTCTCCGGCATCCCGATCGACTACTCCGACCTGCCGACGCCGTTTCCGTACCAGCTCGGCGTCGAGCAGGCGTACGTCGCGGCGGCGATCGAGGCGCGGTTGCGGACGCCGGTGCAGCGCGACGCGGCCGTCACCGTTGTCGAGCAGGACGCCGAGGGGGTCACCGTCACCGCGGGCGGGCGTGATTATCGCGCGGGCTGGCTCGTCGCGGCCGACGGTGGGCACAGCACGGTCCGGACGTTGCTGGGCGGGGCGTTTCCCGGTACGCCGGCCCGGTTTTCGCTGGTCGTCGCCGACCTCGTCCTGGCCGGAAACCCAGCGGGCTGGGCGAAGACTGGCACCTGCCATCCGGCGGATCGGGGTTCCTGCTACCGCTTTCGGGCGGGCGGCACCGGGTGGTCGTCGCCGGTGAAGAGCAGCAGCGGCTCGGCCGGGACGCGCCCGTCACGGCCGAGGAACTACAGCGGGGGCTGA
- a CDS encoding VC0807 family protein, whose product MMIDEKPVADAGLRRVVRANVLAVVFEVVVPMVLFYGLRAGGVSQWWAMMAGVLVAAPYVAWTVVRNRRVDLVALVTMSVIVLSVVLGLLSDDPRTLAIREGWTAALGGLFGAWMLVTVFVGRPAQLTLGRTIAEIKRGAEGAAAWAGRWDTDARFRRGLRINTAAWGGVLLAGAVVHVVLVYALPIDLISVVTTVVWFASLAGLIVWHVWYLKKENLDA is encoded by the coding sequence ATGATGATCGACGAAAAGCCGGTGGCCGACGCCGGTCTGCGCCGCGTGGTCCGGGCCAACGTGCTGGCCGTGGTGTTCGAAGTGGTCGTGCCGATGGTGCTGTTCTACGGCCTGCGAGCCGGGGGCGTGAGCCAGTGGTGGGCGATGATGGCCGGCGTGCTGGTGGCCGCGCCGTACGTGGCCTGGACGGTCGTGCGCAATCGCCGGGTCGACCTCGTCGCACTGGTCACGATGAGCGTCATCGTACTGTCGGTGGTGCTCGGCCTGCTCTCGGACGACCCGCGCACGCTGGCGATCCGGGAGGGCTGGACCGCCGCGCTCGGCGGCCTGTTCGGCGCGTGGATGCTGGTCACGGTGTTCGTCGGCCGGCCGGCCCAGCTGACCCTCGGCCGCACGATCGCCGAGATCAAGCGCGGGGCCGAGGGCGCGGCCGCGTGGGCGGGCCGCTGGGACACCGACGCCCGGTTCCGCCGCGGCCTGCGCATCAACACCGCTGCCTGGGGCGGGGTGCTGCTGGCCGGCGCGGTGGTGCACGTGGTGCTCGTCTACGCACTGCCGATCGACCTGATCTCCGTGGTCACCACCGTGGTCTGGTTCGCCTCGCTGGCCGGGCTGATCGTGTGGCACGTCTGGTATCTCAAGAAGGAGAACCTCGATGCCTGA
- a CDS encoding TetR/AcrR family transcriptional regulator has protein sequence MRAKTFTESGRRAQIVTAAIEVIAEAGYAKASFSRIAKHAGLSSTGMISYHFAGKDDLLAACVAEIEQVAGAFMNPRVDAAVGHVAQLRAFVEANVALVGEHPAAVRALIDLVKNAGSQSESVNGRLALFEEHFRTGQAAGVFGPFDARTAAIALTTGLDAVVATATANVPEPAELTRIGRELADLYVRATAPVPEGETT, from the coding sequence ATGCGAGCAAAGACCTTCACCGAGTCCGGCCGCCGGGCCCAGATCGTGACGGCGGCGATCGAGGTGATCGCCGAGGCCGGGTACGCCAAGGCGTCGTTCAGCCGGATCGCGAAGCACGCCGGGCTGTCCAGCACCGGCATGATCAGCTACCACTTCGCCGGCAAGGACGATCTGCTCGCGGCCTGCGTGGCCGAGATCGAGCAGGTGGCCGGCGCGTTCATGAACCCGCGCGTCGACGCCGCGGTCGGGCACGTCGCGCAGCTGCGGGCCTTCGTCGAGGCGAACGTCGCGCTGGTCGGCGAGCACCCGGCCGCCGTGCGGGCGCTGATCGACCTGGTGAAAAACGCCGGCTCGCAGAGTGAGTCCGTCAACGGGCGGCTCGCGCTGTTCGAGGAGCACTTCCGCACCGGGCAGGCGGCGGGCGTCTTCGGCCCGTTCGACGCGCGGACCGCGGCGATCGCCCTCACCACCGGCCTCGACGCCGTCGTCGCCACCGCGACCGCGAACGTTCCCGAACCCGCCGAACTCACTCGCATCGGCCGTGAACTGGCCGACCTGTACGTGCGGGCGACCGCACCCGTTCCTGAGGGGGAAACCACATGA
- a CDS encoding MerR family transcriptional regulator, with amino-acid sequence MAWSTREIAELAGTTVRAVRHYHQVGLLDEPVRRANGYKQYGVAHLVRVLRIKRLIDLGFSLAQISAMGDAAEHPEQALRTLDAELAGTIDRLERVRLELALIMNRTAPADLPSRPGPATGRTGLSGTDRSLVVVLAQVLGPRGLQAYSDLLHSYQSTPEAAEFDRLPADAGEQIRDELARRLHPHVQDLLVEHPGILDLDVPAGAQRTVGVAVLDLYNPAQIDVMRRVALLGAAPDRA; translated from the coding sequence GTGGCCTGGAGTACCCGCGAGATCGCCGAGCTCGCCGGCACGACCGTTCGGGCCGTGCGGCATTACCACCAGGTCGGCCTCCTCGACGAGCCGGTCCGGCGCGCCAACGGCTACAAGCAGTACGGCGTCGCCCACCTGGTGCGGGTCCTGCGGATCAAGCGCCTGATCGACCTCGGGTTCTCGCTGGCCCAGATCTCCGCGATGGGCGACGCGGCCGAGCATCCCGAACAGGCGTTGCGCACCCTGGACGCCGAACTCGCCGGCACCATCGATCGGCTGGAGCGGGTCCGGCTCGAGCTGGCGCTGATCATGAACCGGACCGCGCCCGCCGACCTGCCGTCCCGCCCCGGCCCGGCCACCGGGCGGACCGGACTGTCCGGCACGGACCGCTCCCTCGTCGTCGTGCTGGCCCAGGTCCTCGGGCCGCGCGGCCTCCAGGCCTACTCGGACCTGCTGCACTCGTACCAGTCGACGCCCGAGGCGGCCGAATTCGACCGGCTGCCCGCCGACGCCGGCGAGCAGATCCGCGACGAACTGGCCCGGCGCCTGCACCCCCACGTCCAGGACCTGCTGGTCGAGCACCCCGGGATCCTGGACCTCGACGTTCCGGCCGGCGCGCAGCGCACCGTCGGCGTGGCCGTGCTGGACCTCTACAACCCCGCCCAGATCGACGTGATGCGCCGCGTCGCCCTGCTGGGTGCGGCGCCGGACCGCGCCTGA
- a CDS encoding GlsB/YeaQ/YmgE family stress response membrane protein, with protein MGVIAWIVLGLVAGVIAKALLPGKDPGGCIITILLGIGGAFVGGWVGKTLFHVQLGTFFDLRTWGLAVLGALIILVVYRLLFHRDRHH; from the coding sequence ATGGGCGTCATCGCTTGGATCGTGCTGGGCCTGGTGGCCGGCGTCATCGCCAAGGCCCTCCTGCCGGGCAAGGACCCCGGCGGCTGCATCATCACCATCCTGCTGGGGATCGGCGGCGCGTTCGTCGGCGGCTGGGTCGGCAAGACCCTGTTCCACGTGCAGCTCGGCACCTTCTTCGACCTTCGGACGTGGGGCCTGGCCGTGCTCGGCGCGCTGATCATCCTGGTCGTCTACCGGCTGCTGTTCCACCGGGACCGCCACCACTGA